The Devosia sp. 1566 sequence ACATCGGCAATGCCGGGATTACCCACGATCACCGTGGCCGCCGGCGCACTGATGCGCAGCACCCGGGCCATGTTGACGCTGACGCTGATCGGCCCCGTTTCCGCCGCCTGGAGAGCGGGCAGGGGGGCAAGGGCGAACAAGGCAGCCAGGCAGGCGGCGACACGGGAGCGCATGGGCAGGTCCGGACTCGGGTACAATGCCGCTAGAGTTACCGAGATTGGTAAATAAAGGGAGAACGAACCTGTTCTTGCGCCACTCGAGGCCCTGCGTTCTTGCGCCTGACCCAACTTACTGCCGGCGGACCCAGGCAATAAAGCAACATTCAAGCTCTACTTGCAACTTGCATTGCTTGCTTCGAATGCAAGTCTTTCCGTTAGGGTCTTGATCATCATAAGCAAACCCGCGACTTGGGTTCTCTTTCGTTTAACTCAATTTCAACAGCTGCCGAATAGTTTAGGGCCATGTTCGATGCGTGGCCTGTCACTCGATGGCGTCACCCCGATGACGAGAGCAAGGAGCTTGGGAATGAACATTTTCGCACGTTTCGCACAGGACGAGTCCGGCGCGACGGCTATTGAATACGGCCTGATCGCCGCACTGATCGCCGTGGCAATCATTGCTGCAGCTACCACGCTGGGTACCGATTTGGCCGCGTTATTTGGCAGAATCTCCGGACGCCTGACGACTGCTGCTCCAGCGGCGTAATCCCTGCTGCGAAATTGCCAGAGGGGAGGGAGCAAGTTGCCCCTCCCCTTCATCGTGGCTAGGCCTGGTTCTGCAGGCTATTCGCCTCGGCACCCGAGTGCCTTGCCGCTTTCCGTTAGCATTCCTTGTTGCAACAGTGTGTGCGCATGTCCGCTGGCCCGTGCTCGTCTAACCGCGCTCAGAGGAGTTAGTATGTTCTGCGATGCTCGGTGTCGGCGGGCCTAGCCCGATTACTGGAGACAGGTTCCTTGTCCACGCTTGCCCTGCTGTTTTTCCCCTTTGCCATGGCATTTGCGGCTTCGTCCGACCTGTTGACCATGCGCATTTCTAACAAGCTGGTGCTCCTGCTGGTCGCGGGTTTTGCGCCGACGGCGTTCGCCATTGGCCTGCCTCTTGAACTCGTGGCGATGCATATCGCCTGCGCCCTCGCCGTATTGGTGGTCGGCTTTGCCTTCTTTGCAATGCGCTGGATCGGTGGCGGAGACGCCAAGCTGGCGGCAGCGACCACGCTGTGGCTCGGCGTGGGGCTGACGCTGCCTTACCTGGTCTATGCCGCCCTGCTCGGGGGCGCCCTGACCCTTGCGATTCTGTCCCTGCGCCGACTGCCGCTCACGCCATTTCTGGCCCGTTTCGAGTGGCTCGAGCGGCTGCATGACAGCAAGTCAGGGGTGCCCTATGGCGTCGCATTGGCCATGGCGGGTCTCTTGGTTTATTCCAATTCCGCTATATTCGAGCGCCTCGCATCCTGAGTCTTCAGTTGAGCACGTCGCTCAACACTGCTCGTCGTTGCATTATGCAAGTCTTAGCAGCCCGTTAACTCCGATTGCCAAGCTTCCTTTAACCAAACTTTGACCCTTTGGCCTCATTGTTTGGTGGATCAAGGGACCAACCGTGTCCCTCCACCAAGCGGAGTAGGCAATGAGGCCGGCGCGTCTGATTCTGTTGCTGGTAGCGTTGATCGCCGGTGGTCTTGCAGCATTCCTGGTCATGCGGGGCGGCGAACAGCCCGGCCCCCAGGTGGTTACCCAGGCAGCGCCGGCTGAAACCAAAACGCAAATCCTGGTGGCGGCCGCTCCCATCGGTGTCGGCGAGCGCTTGTCCAGCGCGGCCGTGCAATGGCAGGACTGGCCCGAAAGCGCCATCCGGCCCGAATACGTCACCATTTCCGCCATGCCGCAGGCGCCCGAAGAGCTGACCGGCGCCGTCGCGCGGTTCGAGTTCTTCCCGGGTGAACCCATCCGCCAGGAAAAGTTGGTCACCACGGGGCAGGGCTATCTCTCGGCCGTTCTGGCATCCGGCAAGCGCGGCGTGTCGGTGCCGGTCGCACCCGCCACTGCCGCGGGGGGCTTCATTGTGCCCAATGACCATGTCGATGTGCTCCTGACCCGCTCCACCGAAATGGGGCAGGTCTCCGAAGTGGTGCTGCCCAATGTGCGCGTTCTCGCCATCGGCACCCGGCTGGGCGAAGTGGGCGCCACCGGCGCCGGCACCCAGAGCGATCCGGCCCAATCCGGCTCGGGATCGGGCACCCAGGGCCAGGCCTTCGAGAACGCCACCATCGCCACGCTCGAGCTTGATCCTTCCCAGGCCGAAACCCTCGTCAATTCCACCGGTCAGGGCGAGTTGTCGCTGACCTTGCGCTCGATGGCCGATTTCAACGAAGCCGCGACTTCGGTGGGCAGCAGCCAAACCGTGCGCTTGATCCGCTTCGGCCGCGAGCAAAGCGTGATGTCGGGCAACACTCAGGCGCAGCCCAGCGTCGCTGTTCCGGAATCCACTCAGCCCAATGCGGCTCTGCCGGCTGTTGTGCCGGCCTCCGTCAGCCAACCAGAGCCCGCAGCCTCCGCGCCCCCCGCGGTCGTGCTCCAGTAAGCGGTGAAAACCATGATCAGCCCCGCCGCCCGTTTTTCCCGCTCTGCCCTTCACCGTTGCCTCTTGCCTACGCTTTGCGCGGCGCTGCTGATCCCCTCGGCCGCAACCGCCCCGGTGCAGGCGCAGGACGCTCAACTCAGCATCTCTGCAGCGGCTTATGGCGCGGTTCGCTCCACCACCGTCGCTCTCAACAAATCGCTGATCGTCGATCTGCCAGCTGGCGTCGCCGAAGTAATCGTCTCCCAGCCTACAGTGGCTGCGGCGATCATGCGCACCCGGACCCGCGCCATCGTTCAGGGCATTGGCGGCGGCGATACCAATATCTTCTTTCTTGATGACCAGGGCCGCACCATCAGCGTGCTCGACATCAAGGTGCTCGAAGAACCCTCCCAGGTCGGCAACGCCCTGGAAGGCGCCCTGGCTCGCGTCATCCCAGGCTCCAATATCCAGGTTGAGTCCGTTACCCTCGGCCAACTCGGCGAAGAGGTCAATCGCGTCGTGCTGACCGGCACGGTGCAATCCGCCGAGGACCGAGATCGTGCCTTGGAAGTGGCAATTCAGTTCGCTGGTGATCCCAAGAACGTCGCCAACATCATCGATGTGGCGGGCGCCCAGCAGGTCATGCTGCAGGTCACCGTGTCCGAGATCAACCGCAACACCGCCAAGGAATTGGGGATCAATCTGGCCGGCACGGCGGTGATTGGCGGGGTCAATCTTGGCTTCAACAACACCACTGCTGGCACCAATTTCACCACCAATGGTGCGACAGGCAACTTCCCCATCGCCAATGTGAATATCGATGCCGAAATCCGTGCCCTTGAAACCCGCGGTGCCTTGCGGATTCTGGCTCAGCCAACCTTGACCGCTATATCGGGCCAAACTGCCAATTTCCTCGCCGGTGGCGAACTGCCCTATTACGATCTCGACGATGACGGCCGCCGCATCACCAACTACAAGCCCTACGGCGTCGAGCTTGATTTCACCCCCATTGTTAAGTCCAACGGTCAGATTGGCCTCAAGGTCGAAACCAGCGTGTCCGAGCCGCAGACCGACGGCTCGCTGAGCAAGCGTGGCGCCTCGACTTCCATCGAACTGCCAGCCGGCACGACGCTCGCGATCGGCGGGCTACTGCAGGAGCGGGTCAGCCAGGGCATCAACCAGATGCCCGGTTTGGGAAATATCCCGATCCTCGGTGCGCTGTTCCGCTCGCGTCAGTACCAAAGCCAGGAAACCGAACTCGTGATCCTGGTCACGCCATACCTGGTGCAGCCCACCCACGGCACCATTGCCGTGCCCACCGATTTCAGCGAACCGGCCAGCGATGCCGAGGCGGTTTTCCTGGGCAAGATGGAAAAAATGTATGGCGTCGGCGGTCGCGCCGAAATGCGGGGCGGCTTCAGCGGCTCGGTCGGCTTCATGCTCGATTGATGCGGCAGCAGGCGCCAAAGGAGAATAGTGTTATGAGTTTTCTGACCCCCGAGCCCCGCAAGATCGAAGAAGGTGCGGCCGAGATCGCCTCGGGCGCTCGCCTCATTCCGCGCATCACCATCCAGGCCTTTTGCGAAAACAGCCAGACCGCCCAGCTGGTGGAAAGCGCCATCCACGACCGGCGCATGTCTAAGGTGGCCCTCACCACTCACAATGGTGGGCTCGATGGGGCAGTGGAAACCTATAAATCCAACCCTACGCCCAATCTGGTCATCATCGAAACCACCCTCCAGCCCGCCGAGATTTCGCGCGAACTGGAGCGTCTGGCCGAAGTATGCGATGCCTCCACCCGGCTAGTCGTTCTGGGCCATGTCAATGACGTGATGCTTTATCGCGAGCTGATCCGCTCCGGCGTATCGGAATATATCGTCCTGCCCGCCACCTCCCAGACCATTGTCGGCGCCATCACCGAACTCTTTGCCTCCGATGGCGCCGCCCCGATCGGGCGCACTGTGGGCTTTGTGTCGGCCAAGGGTGGCGCCGGCGGCTCTACCATCGCCCATAACGTCGCATGGATGGTGTCCCAGACGCTGCGCCAAGATTCCTTGATCGTTGACATGGACCTGGCCTTTGGCACGGCCGGGCTCAACTTCAACCAGGATCCGCCCCATGGGCTCGCCGATGCGCTGCTGGCCAACCAGAAGGTCGACCAGACCATGCTGGATCGCCTGATGAGCAAGGCGGCCAACCACATCAACCTGCTGACCGCGCCGGTCACCCTCGACCAGACCTATGATTTCGAGGAACGCGAGTTCGAAGGCATCATCGAGATGTGCCAGGCGTCCATGCCGGTGGTGGTGCTCGATATTCCCCATAGCTGGAGCGCCTGGGTGCGCCACACCCTCGCAACCATCGACGAGGTGGTGATCGTCGCCGAGCCCGATCTTGCCAATCTGCGCAACGCTAAAAACCTGTCCGACACCATCAAGGCGCTGCGCCCCACCGAAAGTGCCCCGAGCCTTGTGCTTAACAAGGTCGGCCTGCCGCGCCGGCCCGAGATCAGCGCCAGTGAATTTGCCAATTCCATCGAATGCCAGCTACTGGGCCAAGTGCCGTTTGATGCGGCTCTCTTCGGCACGGCCGCCAATAATGGGCAGATGATCGCCGAGGTCTCGGCCAACAACAAGATCAACGAAGTGTTCCGCGCCGTCGGCCTGCACGTCACTGGCCGGCAGGCACCGGGCGGGGCGGGCAAGTCCTCCGGCCTCAAAATGCCTTCATTCCTGAAAAAGCGAGCCTGAGGCGCTTTGGCAAGCGCTGGCTAGAACGGTACAACGAGCATGTTTGGTAAGCGTACATCCTTTGGCGGCAATACTCCCGGCGTCAATGTAGCCCCGCCGGCGCGGCCGCCCGAGCGTGCGCCCGTCCGTGCCGATCCGGTGCGCCGGGCCAGCGACGAGGCTGCCGCAATGCGCCTGCGCGGTGAGGAGGTGGTTGATGTGCGCACCCCGGTCGATGCGCAGCGCGACAAGGAATATTTCGCCACCAAGTCGGCCATCTTCAACGCCCTGATCGATTCCATCGACCTGTCGCAGCTGGCCACCATGGACCAGGACGCGGCGCGAGAGGAAATTCGCGACATCGTCGCCGAGATCATCGCGCTCAAATCCATCATCATGTCGATCTCCGAGCAGGAAGACCTGCTCGAGGATATCTGCAACGACGTGTTGGGCTATGGCCCGCTCGAGCCCTTGCTGGCGCGCGACGACATCGCCGACATCATGGTGAACGGCTCCCAGAAATGCTATATCGAAGTGGGCGGCCGGGTGCGGCTCACCAATGTGCGCTTTCGCGACGACGCCCATCTGATGAATGTGTGCCAGCGCATCGTGAGCCAGGTCGGCCGGCGCGTTGATGAAAGCTCCCCCATCTGCGACGCCCGCTTGCCCGATGGCTCGCGCGTCAACGTCATTGCGCCCCCGCTCGCCATCGACGGGGCTGCGCTCACCATCCGTAAGTTCAAAAAGGACAAGCTGACCCTTCAGCAGCTGGTCAAATATGGCTCGATCTCACCCGAAGGCGCCGAAGTGCTGCGCATCCTGGGCCGCGTGCGCGCCAATGTGCTGATCTCGGGCGGTACCGGCTCGGGCAAGACCACTCTCCTCAATTGCCTCACCGCCTTCATCGAAAAGGACGAGCGGGTCATCACCTGCGAGGACTCCGCCGAACTGCAGCTGCAGCAGCCCCATGTGGTGCGCCTTGAAACCCGCCCGCCCAATCTGGAGGGGGAAGGGGAGATCACCATGCGCGATCTCATCAAGAACTGCCTGCGTATGCGCCCCGAACGCATCATCGTGGGCGAAGTGCGTGGCCCCGAAAGCTTCGACCTGCTCCAGGCCATGAACACCGGCCATGACGGCTCCATGGGCACGCTGCACGCCAACAGCCCTCGGGAAGCGCTGTCGCGTCTTGAATCCATGATCACCATGGGCGGCTATTCGCTGCCCAGCCGCACCATCCGCGAAATGATCGTGTCGTCCATCGACGTGGTCGTGCAGGCCGCGCGCCTGCGCGATGGTTCGCGCCGCATCACCCATATTTCCGAAGTGCTGGGGATGGAAGGCGATGTGATCGTGACCCAGGACATCTTCCTTTACGACATCATGGGCGAAGACCAGAACGGCATGCTGCTGGGGCGCCATCGCTCCACCGGCATCACCAAGCCCCAGTTCAGCGAGCGCGCCCGCTATTTCAACGAAGAAGCCAATCTGATCGAGGCGCTGGAAAACGCCAATGTCGAGCAGAACGAGCTGTTGGGGGCATAGCCGTGAACGCGCTCCTGCTTGCTCTTCTGGCTATGGTCGCGGTCGGCGCCGCCGGCTTTGCCTTGGTGCCTTCGGCCCTCGGCAGCAGCCGCAGGGCCGCCAAGCGCCGCGCCGCATTCAAGGTCGACCGGGGTACGCGCCTTGCGACCGACAGCGCCCGCGTGCGGGACCAGCGCCGCAAAAGCGTGCAGGACGCGCTCAAGAGCCAGACCGATGCCCTCAACGCCAAAAAGCGCGTGCACCTGCCGCAGCTGCTGTTCCAGGCCGGGATGACCATCAAGCCAGCGACCTTTATCCGCAACAGCATCATCGCCGGCGTGATCATCTTCCTGCTGCTGGTTCTGGTGCAGGTGCCGTTTTATTTCGCCGCGATCTTTGCCGTGGCGGGCGCTTATCTGGGCCCGCGCATGTATGTCAGCCGCAAGCGGCGCAAATACCAGGACAAGTTCCTCGACGAACTGCCCAACGCGGTGGAAGCCATTGTGCGTGGCGTCAAAACCGGCCTGCCGCTCAACGATTCCATCCGCGTCGTCGCCAAGGACGCCAAGGAGCCGGTGAAGTCCGAATTCCAGCGCGTGCTCGACCAGCAAAGCTTTGGCATGTCGATGACCGATGCGGTGCAGGTGCTGCTCGAGCGCGTACCCCTGGCCGAGGTCAACTTCTTTGTGGTGGTGATCAGCGTCCAGCAACAGGCGGGCGGCAATCTGAGCGAAGCGCTGGGGAACCTCGCCCGCGTTTTGCGCAACCGCAAGAAGATGAAGCAAAAGGTCAAGGCGATGTCGTCCGAAGCCAAGGCTTCGGCGGGGATCATCGGCTCGCTCCCCTTCGTCGTGGCCACGCTGGTCAGCGTCGTGTCGCCCGCTTATCTGGCGCCGCTTTTCACCACGCCGCTCGGCAATATGTGGCTGGGCGTCGCCTTTGTGATGCTCTCATTCGGCGTCTTCGTGATGAACCGGATGATCCAGTTCGATTTCTAAACTCCTGGGCAAGGACGTGCTGTTGTGAACATTGTCGAGCTTTTGACCCAGCGCGAATTCCTGATTGCCGTGCTGGCCGCGGTTTCCGCGGCTGCCGTGGTGTTCACCTTTGGCTCGAGCCTGATCGTCAAGACGGAGATGAAGACCCGCATCAAGCGCGTGGCGCTGGAACGCGACAAGATGCGCGCCGAGGAGATGGCGCGGCTGCGCGGCAGCGCGCTGGGAAGCGATGGCCGCTCCTCCATTCGCCGCAATGCCGAAACCAAAACCTATATGAAAAAGGTGGTGGAGCGGTTCGACCTCAAAAAAGCGTTCCAGGACGATGCCACCGTCGACAAGCTCGCCATGGGCGGTTATCGCGGGCAGGGGCACCTGACCACCCATTTGTTCATGCGCTTTGCCACGCCGATCGGCATTTTCGTGCTGGTGGGTTTTTACTTCTTTGTCATGGCCCCCTCGCCCGAACGGCCGGTTTATCTCAGCCTGCTTTACAGCATCGGCGCGGGGCTGGCGGGCTCCTACCTGCCCAAGCTGCTGCTGCAGAACGCCATCTCCAAGCGCCAGGCCTCCATCCGCAAGGCCTGGCCCGATTGCCTCGATCTGCTGCTGCTGTGCGTGGAAGCGGGCATGTCGATGGAACATGCCTTCAAGCGCGTGGCCAAGGAAATCGGCCAGCAAAGCGTCGAGCTTGCTGAAGAGCTGACCCTCACCACCGCTGAATTGTCGTTTCTCGAAGATCGCGGCCGCGCCTATGAAAATCTGGGGCGCCGCACCGGGCTCGACAATGTGCGTTCGGTGATGACCGCGCTGATCCAGGCTGATCGCTACGGCACCTCGGTGGGCCAGGCCCTGCGCGTCATGGCCGAGGAAGGCCGCGAATCGCGCATGTCGGAAGCCGAGAAAAAGGCGGCATCGCTGCCCCCCAAGCTCACCGTGCCGCTGATCCTGTTTTTCCTGCCCGTGCTGTTCGTCGTCATCCTGGCCCCTGCCATGATCAAGGTCTTTGCCACCCCAATGAATACGGGGATGTAAGCGCAAGCACAGTTTGTCGCCCCAGCGCGAGCGCAGCCCGTCGCTCCCGCTCAATCGCAGCTTGTAGCGCCCCGCGAGCGCCAGCCGGGCTCAAGCCTCAGCCCTGATCGACCTGTTCCCAGCGGTTCTGCTGGGTCAGCAGCGAGCGCACATAGGTCATGTTGCTTTCCACCTGCTCGGGCGGCAATTCGGCGGCATAAAGCGCACGCGCTTCGTCGAACCGGCCCTGCAGGCCCACAACCAGCGCCAGGTTCTGCCGCACGCGGGTATTGGCACCGCGCATGGTTACGGCGCGGCGCAGGTGCTGCTCGGCCCGGGGCAGTTCATTGGTCATGGCATAGGACAGGCCCAGATTGGCCTCGATCGGGGCTTCCCCGGGGGCCAGGGCCAGGGCTTGCGTATAAAGCCGGCGCGCCTCCTCATTGCGTCCCAGCTGGTCCAGCGTTGCGCCCTTGACCAGTAGTGCATTCCAGTCCGGCGCATCCGGGCGGATGGCCTTGTCGATCACTGCCAGCGACTGGGTAAAGCGCCCATCGGCCGTCAGCGCCTTGGCATAGGCGATGGTGATTTCGGTATCGGTGGGGTGATGCGTCATCCCCGCTTCCAGCACGGCCACGGCCTGCCCGCTTTGGCCCGCATCGCGCAGCGCGGCGGCATATTGGATGATGAGGTTCTTGTCCTTGGGCTGGCGCTTGTAGCGCTCGGTCAGTTCGCCCAGGCCCTGCTGACTCTGCACTGCGGGCGTTTCCACTCCCGTCAGCGATCGGTTCGACGCACAACCGGCCAGCAGCAGTGTCGTCATCCCCGCCAACACGGCACAGCGCAGCAATGGGGGTAGGCAGGGCAGGGCAAGCACGGCAAACACCTCGAACCAGGAAAGCCTTCGCTTTAGTAGAACATTAACCCTAACGCGCCGTTAAGTCGGGCTTTGGCGATTGCCGGTGGACCGCGACGCGCGCTAAGAAAGTGCACGATCTCAGGGACCAAGCCATGACCACGACCCAGCCCATTGCCATCATCTGCCTTGCACCCGGCGGGCTCGATGGGGCCGGCCTCGACCCCACCATGCTGGCCTGGGCGCAGGCCAATGCGTTTGATGGCGAGCGCGGCCGCTTGCTGCCGGTCCCAGGCGAAAACGGGGCGCTTGGCGCTTATCTGTTCGGGCTTGGCGAGGCGGGCGATCGTTCCCCCATGGTGCTGGGCCTGGCGGGCGCCAAGCTTGCGCCCGGCGATTACCGCCTGGCCGGAGCCTTCGGCGATCCGACGCTCGCGGCAGTGGCATTCCGCCTCGGCGCCTATCGCTTCACCCGCTATAAAAAAGGCAAGCCCGCCCCGCAGCTGGCGCTGCCCGAAGGCGCCGATCCCGCCGAAGTCGAGCGCCTCGTGGAAGCGGCGACCCTGGCACGCGACTGGATCAACACCCCGGCCAATGATTTTGGCCCCGAAGAATTCGAGCGTCAGATCCGCGCCTTTGCCCAAGAGCGGGGCATGAGTGTTGCCGCCACCGTCGGCGAGGATCTGCTCGCCGCCGGCTTTCCCCTGATCCATGCCGTGGGGCGCGCCGGGCACCAGCCGCCGCGGCTGCTCGACCTTTCCTGGGGCAATCCCAGCCATCCCAAGGTGACGCTGGTGGGCAAAGGCGTGACCTTTGATACCGGCGGGCTCGACATCAAGAACGCGGCGGGCATGCTGTTGATGAAAAAGGACATGGGCGGCGCCGCCAATATTTTGGGCCTCGCCCATGCCATCGTGTCGGCCAAGCTCGGCCTGCGCCTGCGCGTCCTCATCCCCATTGTGGAAAACGCCATCGCCAGCGCCGCCTTCCGGCCGGGCGACGTGCTCCCATCGCGCAAGGGCCTGACGGTCGAGATCGGCAACACCGATGCCGAGGGCCGGCTGATCCTGGCCGATGCGCTGGCGCTGGCCGATGAGGAGAGCCCCGAACTGCTGCTCGACATGGCAACGCTCACTGGTGCTGCCCGCGTTGCGCTCGGCCCGGAACTGCCCGCGCTGTTTTCCACCGATGATGCGCTGGCGCGCGAGCTTATGACCGCCGGCCTCGCCCTGGACGATCCGCTCTGGCAAATGCCGCTGTGGTCGCCCTACGATGCCATGATGAACAGCAAGATCGCCGATGTGAACAATGCCGGGCAAGGGGGCTTTGCCGGCTCCATCACCG is a genomic window containing:
- a CDS encoding Flp family type IVb pilin — translated: MNIFARFAQDESGATAIEYGLIAALIAVAIIAAATTLGTDLAALFGRISGRLTTAAPAA
- a CDS encoding AAA family ATPase, which codes for MSFLTPEPRKIEEGAAEIASGARLIPRITIQAFCENSQTAQLVESAIHDRRMSKVALTTHNGGLDGAVETYKSNPTPNLVIIETTLQPAEISRELERLAEVCDASTRLVVLGHVNDVMLYRELIRSGVSEYIVLPATSQTIVGAITELFASDGAAPIGRTVGFVSAKGGAGGSTIAHNVAWMVSQTLRQDSLIVDMDLAFGTAGLNFNQDPPHGLADALLANQKVDQTMLDRLMSKAANHINLLTAPVTLDQTYDFEEREFEGIIEMCQASMPVVVLDIPHSWSAWVRHTLATIDEVVIVAEPDLANLRNAKNLSDTIKALRPTESAPSLVLNKVGLPRRPEISASEFANSIECQLLGQVPFDAALFGTAANNGQMIAEVSANNKINEVFRAVGLHVTGRQAPGGAGKSSGLKMPSFLKKRA
- a CDS encoding type II secretion system F family protein → MNALLLALLAMVAVGAAGFALVPSALGSSRRAAKRRAAFKVDRGTRLATDSARVRDQRRKSVQDALKSQTDALNAKKRVHLPQLLFQAGMTIKPATFIRNSIIAGVIIFLLLVLVQVPFYFAAIFAVAGAYLGPRMYVSRKRRKYQDKFLDELPNAVEAIVRGVKTGLPLNDSIRVVAKDAKEPVKSEFQRVLDQQSFGMSMTDAVQVLLERVPLAEVNFFVVVISVQQQAGGNLSEALGNLARVLRNRKKMKQKVKAMSSEAKASAGIIGSLPFVVATLVSVVSPAYLAPLFTTPLGNMWLGVAFVMLSFGVFVMNRMIQFDF
- a CDS encoding leucyl aminopeptidase family protein, which gives rise to MTTTQPIAIICLAPGGLDGAGLDPTMLAWAQANAFDGERGRLLPVPGENGALGAYLFGLGEAGDRSPMVLGLAGAKLAPGDYRLAGAFGDPTLAAVAFRLGAYRFTRYKKGKPAPQLALPEGADPAEVERLVEAATLARDWINTPANDFGPEEFERQIRAFAQERGMSVAATVGEDLLAAGFPLIHAVGRAGHQPPRLLDLSWGNPSHPKVTLVGKGVTFDTGGLDIKNAAGMLLMKKDMGGAANILGLAHAIVSAKLGLRLRVLIPIVENAIASAAFRPGDVLPSRKGLTVEIGNTDAEGRLILADALALADEESPELLLDMATLTGAARVALGPELPALFSTDDALARELMTAGLALDDPLWQMPLWSPYDAMMNSKIADVNNAGQGGFAGSITAALFMRRFVANARAWVHLDIMAWAPEARAGRPFGATDHGIRAVYGVLKARYPRAAS
- the cpaB gene encoding Flp pilus assembly protein CpaB, with protein sequence MRPARLILLLVALIAGGLAAFLVMRGGEQPGPQVVTQAAPAETKTQILVAAAPIGVGERLSSAAVQWQDWPESAIRPEYVTISAMPQAPEELTGAVARFEFFPGEPIRQEKLVTTGQGYLSAVLASGKRGVSVPVAPATAAGGFIVPNDHVDVLLTRSTEMGQVSEVVLPNVRVLAIGTRLGEVGATGAGTQSDPAQSGSGSGTQGQAFENATIATLELDPSQAETLVNSTGQGELSLTLRSMADFNEAATSVGSSQTVRLIRFGREQSVMSGNTQAQPSVAVPESTQPNAALPAVVPASVSQPEPAASAPPAVVLQ
- a CDS encoding prepilin peptidase: MSTLALLFFPFAMAFAASSDLLTMRISNKLVLLLVAGFAPTAFAIGLPLELVAMHIACALAVLVVGFAFFAMRWIGGGDAKLAAATTLWLGVGLTLPYLVYAALLGGALTLAILSLRRLPLTPFLARFEWLERLHDSKSGVPYGVALAMAGLLVYSNSAIFERLAS
- a CDS encoding type II secretion system F family protein translates to MNIVELLTQREFLIAVLAAVSAAAVVFTFGSSLIVKTEMKTRIKRVALERDKMRAEEMARLRGSALGSDGRSSIRRNAETKTYMKKVVERFDLKKAFQDDATVDKLAMGGYRGQGHLTTHLFMRFATPIGIFVLVGFYFFVMAPSPERPVYLSLLYSIGAGLAGSYLPKLLLQNAISKRQASIRKAWPDCLDLLLLCVEAGMSMEHAFKRVAKEIGQQSVELAEELTLTTAELSFLEDRGRAYENLGRRTGLDNVRSVMTALIQADRYGTSVGQALRVMAEEGRESRMSEAEKKAASLPPKLTVPLILFFLPVLFVVILAPAMIKVFATPMNTGM
- a CDS encoding type II and III secretion system protein family protein; translated protein: MISPAARFSRSALHRCLLPTLCAALLIPSAATAPVQAQDAQLSISAAAYGAVRSTTVALNKSLIVDLPAGVAEVIVSQPTVAAAIMRTRTRAIVQGIGGGDTNIFFLDDQGRTISVLDIKVLEEPSQVGNALEGALARVIPGSNIQVESVTLGQLGEEVNRVVLTGTVQSAEDRDRALEVAIQFAGDPKNVANIIDVAGAQQVMLQVTVSEINRNTAKELGINLAGTAVIGGVNLGFNNTTAGTNFTTNGATGNFPIANVNIDAEIRALETRGALRILAQPTLTAISGQTANFLAGGELPYYDLDDDGRRITNYKPYGVELDFTPIVKSNGQIGLKVETSVSEPQTDGSLSKRGASTSIELPAGTTLAIGGLLQERVSQGINQMPGLGNIPILGALFRSRQYQSQETELVILVTPYLVQPTHGTIAVPTDFSEPASDAEAVFLGKMEKMYGVGGRAEMRGGFSGSVGFMLD
- a CDS encoding tetratricopeptide repeat protein produces the protein MLALPCLPPLLRCAVLAGMTTLLLAGCASNRSLTGVETPAVQSQQGLGELTERYKRQPKDKNLIIQYAAALRDAGQSGQAVAVLEAGMTHHPTDTEITIAYAKALTADGRFTQSLAVIDKAIRPDAPDWNALLVKGATLDQLGRNEEARRLYTQALALAPGEAPIEANLGLSYAMTNELPRAEQHLRRAVTMRGANTRVRQNLALVVGLQGRFDEARALYAAELPPEQVESNMTYVRSLLTQQNRWEQVDQG
- a CDS encoding CpaF family protein, translated to MFGKRTSFGGNTPGVNVAPPARPPERAPVRADPVRRASDEAAAMRLRGEEVVDVRTPVDAQRDKEYFATKSAIFNALIDSIDLSQLATMDQDAAREEIRDIVAEIIALKSIIMSISEQEDLLEDICNDVLGYGPLEPLLARDDIADIMVNGSQKCYIEVGGRVRLTNVRFRDDAHLMNVCQRIVSQVGRRVDESSPICDARLPDGSRVNVIAPPLAIDGAALTIRKFKKDKLTLQQLVKYGSISPEGAEVLRILGRVRANVLISGGTGSGKTTLLNCLTAFIEKDERVITCEDSAELQLQQPHVVRLETRPPNLEGEGEITMRDLIKNCLRMRPERIIVGEVRGPESFDLLQAMNTGHDGSMGTLHANSPREALSRLESMITMGGYSLPSRTIREMIVSSIDVVVQAARLRDGSRRITHISEVLGMEGDVIVTQDIFLYDIMGEDQNGMLLGRHRSTGITKPQFSERARYFNEEANLIEALENANVEQNELLGA